Genomic window (Chionomys nivalis chromosome 7, mChiNiv1.1, whole genome shotgun sequence):
gtaccctatcagatcaccatggtttaaaactagaagtcaacagcaatactaattccagaaaacccacaaacacatggaaattaaacaatgctcacctgaataatcaatgggtcaaggaagaaataaagggagaaattaaagacttcctaaaattcaatgaaaatgaccacacaacatacccaaatttatgggacacaatgaaagcagtgttaagacaaatttcatagcactaaatgcctacataaagaagctggaaaaatcccacattagtaaattaacagaacatttgaaaactttagaacaaaaagaagcaaactcacccaaaagaactagatggcaggaaatagtcaaagtgagagctgaaatcaacaaaatagaaacaaagaaaaacaaagaaaacaatacaaagaatcaatgtgATAAAGAGTTGGttctatgaggctacaattaccctgataccaaaaccacagaaagacattactaagaaagagaattacaaaccaatctcactcatgaacattgttgcaaaaatactaaataaaatactggcaaatcgaattcaagaacacatcagaaccatcatccaccatgatcaagcagagatgcagggatggttcaacatacaaaaatctgtcaacataatccaccatataaacaagctgaagaaataaaaaccacatgattatctcattagatgccgaaaaagcttttcacaaaatacaacatcctttcatgataaaggtcttggagagagcagagatacaaggaacatacctaaaaaaataaaggtaataaatagcaagccaacagccaacatcaaactaaatggagagaagctcccagtgatcccactgaaatcaggaacaagacaaggttggccactctctccatatctattcaatatagttcttgatgtcctagctagagcaataggacaccaaaaggagatcaagggtgTTATccaaggttttctgtcctgcccggtttccACAGtaattaagtcccaaagaaatcaaacagaagtctacattaatcataaactgattggcccactatctcaggctttttattaactcttataacttatattaacctattattcttgtctatgttagccatgtggctcagtacatTATTCAGCAAgacagtcatatcttgcttcttctgagtctgggtcatgactgcatACTAGGatttccttcttctcagaattctccagttctcattgaccctcctctatttcctgtctggttgtccctcctatacttcctacctgctactggccaatcagtgtttatttaaaatataattgacagaatatagaccattgtTCACACCACAAGGGGagacaaatcagaaaagaagtcaaacactcactatttgctgatgatatgatagtctgggataagcaatcccaaaaaattctaccaaggaacttctacaactcataaacaccttcagtaatatagcagaatataagattaactcaaaaaaattagtagccctcctgtacacagatgataaaggggcagagaaacaccacccttcacaatagccacaaacagcataaaatatctgggagtaactctaaccaaacaagtggaagacttatatgacaagaactttaaatctttgaagaaagaaattgaagacacaagaaaatgaaaacatctcccatgttcttgggtaaaATTagcatagtgaaaatggcaatcttaccaaaagcaatctactgattcaatgtaatgcccagcaaaattcttcacaaacctcaaaagaacagtactcaacttcatatggaaaagcaaaaacaaaaaaaacaaaaaaacaaaacaaaaaaaaaaaacaacccaggatagccaaaacaatcctgtgcaataaaagaacttctggaggcatcacaatccctgatttcaaactctactacagagctacagtactgaaaacagcctggtattggcataagaacagacaggaggaccaatgaaaccaaatagaagacccagatattaatccgcaccttcgaacacctgatttttgacaaggaagcaaaaatatcaaatggaaaaaagcatatttaacaaatggtactggtatgactggatatcaacatgtagaagaatgaaaacagacccatatccatcaccaggcacaaaactcaagtccaaatggatcaaagacctcaacataaagccagtcatacagaaccttatagaagagaaagtgggaagtacatttgaatgcactGGAACAGGAGACCACCTCCCAAATATAGCCCCAAcagcaaagacactgagagaaaaaaaaataataaataggaccttcggaaactgaaagcttctgtaaagcaaaggatatggtcaacaagacaaaacggcaacctacagaatgggaaaagatctttactaacccctcATCAGAcataggtctgatctccaaaatatacaaagaactcaagaaattggacaccaaagaacacataatccaataaaaaatggagtacagacctaaacagagaattctcaacagaggaatctaaaatggctgaaagacactttaacatccttagtcatcatagaaatgcaaatcaaaacaattctgagattccatcttacacctgtaagaatggccaagatcaaaaacactgatgacaacttatgctggggaggttgtggggaaaagggaatgcTTCTGCATTGCtcatgggaatgcaagctggaaaAACCCCTTTGGAAGTGAGtgttgtgatttctcagaaaattaggaaacaaccttcctcaagacccagtaataccacttttgggtatatattcagaGGATGATCAATTGTGCcgtaaggacatgtgctcaactatgcttgtagcagctttgtcatagccaggacctggaaacagcctaaatgccccttgactaaagaatggatacagaaaatgtagtacatttacacaatggagtactacacagcagaaaaaaataaatcttgaattttgcaggaaaatatatggaactaggaaacatcattttgagtgaggtaactgaaACACAAAActacaaatatcacatgtactcactcataagtggtttttaaacataaagcaaagaaaatcagcctacaagccacaatcccagagaacttagacaacaatgaggacactaagagagacttacatagatctaatctacatggcaaGTATAAAaaagcaagatctcctgagtaaattgggagcatgggggcattCGGGGAGGactgaaggagagaggggaaaggcagggaggggagcagagaaaaatgtagagcgcaatattaatcaataaaaagtaTTATGCTCAGTGACTGTTACCATATTTTTCCAGAGGAGAAAGAGTAAATACTAAAAATCTGATAGATCACATGCTTTTGGACACTAGTTATCACAGGACAGAAAGCTCCAGGTGTTTACATGGTGCAACACATTTCATAGTCACTCTGCTTCTTATCTCAAACTGTGAAGAAATTAAACTATAGTGAGGGTCTTatttctataaaatgaaaaataagtgttCCTGTGAGTTATTCTGGAAGAAGAGTCATATTAAACTGTTTAATGATACATAGCATTGAGAAGCACTTCCTCATGGAACAGGTATTGAATATGGAAATGGTGTAAACAACATCAAAGAAAATCCTGCTGATTGGTTCAAACCTTGAAGACCTGACATATAAAAGGTCCAGAATGCAAGAACTCTCCATATTGTAGAAAACTCACCTCTTAACAGAAACCCTCCAGCTATATCTGACACCATGCCCAAATCCTGCTGTTCCTCTTGCAGCCAGCCTTCCTGCTGCAGGTCCACCTGCAGTAAATCAACTAGCGTGACCAgatgctgccagccctgctgccaGCCAAGCTGCTGTGAAACTACCTGTTGCAAGACTACCTGCTGTAAGCCAACATGTGTAGCCAGCTGCTGTAGCACACCCAGCTGCTGTAAAACGACTTGCCACAAGAACACCTACTGTAAGCCAACCTGTGTAACCAGCTCCAGCTGCACACCCAGCTGCTGTAAAACCAGCTGCTGCAAGAGCACCTGCTGTAAGCCAACCTGTGTAACCAGCTGCAGCTGCACACCCAGCTGCTGTGAAACCAGCTGCTGTGAGAGCACCTGCTGTAAGCCAACCTGTGTAACCAGCTGCAGCTGCACACCCAGCTGCTGTAAAACCAGCTGCTGCGAGAGCACCTGCTGTAAGCCAACCTGTGTAACCAGCTGCAGCTGCACACCCAGCTGCTGTAAAACCAGCTGCTGCGAGAGCACCTGCTGTAAGCCAACCTGTGTAACCAGCTGCAGCTGCACACCCAGCTGCTGTAAAACCAGCTGCTGCGAGAGCACCTGCTGTAAGCCAACCTGTGTAACCAGCTGCAGCTGCACACCCAGCTGCTGTGAAACCAGCTGCTGTGAGAGCACCTGCTGCAAGCCAACCTGTGAAACCAGCTGCAGCTGCACACCCAGCTGCTGTGAAACCAGCTGCTGTGAGAGCACCTGCTGCAAGCCAACCTGTGAAACCAGCTGCAGCTGCACACCCAACTGCTGTAAAACCACCTGCTGTGAGAGCACCTGCTGTGATCCAACCTGTGTAAGCAGCTGCAGCTGCACACCCAGTTGTTGTGAAACCAGCTGCTGCAAGAGCACCTGCTGTAAGCCAACCTGTGTAACCAGCTGCAGCTGCACACCCAGCTGCTGTAAAACCACCTGCTGCAAGAGCATCTGCTGTAAGCCAACCTGTGTAACCAGCTGCAGCTGCACACCCAGCTGCTGTAAAACCACCTGCTGCAAGAGCATCTGCTGTAAGCCAACCTGTGTAACCAGCTGCTGCACACCCACCTGCTGTAAAACCACCTATTGCAAGAGCACCTGCTGCAAGCCAACCTATGTAACCAGCTGCTACTGCACACCCAGCTGCTGTAAAACCACCTGCTGTAAGCCAACCTGTGTAACCAGCTGTTGCTGTACACCCAGCTGCTGTAAAACCACCTGCTGCAAGACCACCAACTGTAAGCTGTTGACCGAGGTTTTCTACCCTGCCCGGTTCCCATAATcataagtcccaaagaaatcacacagaggtctacattagctataaactaattggcccattagctcaggcttcttaataactcttatcacttatattagcctattattctagtatatgttagccacatggctctgtaccttttttcaacaaagcagtcacatcttgtttctgtGTTTGAGGTGGGACTGCTGAGGAttgcttcttcccagaattctcctgttcccattgacctacctctacttcttgtctgattgtcctgcctatactttcctgcctggctactggccaatcagcgtttatttaaaatgtaattgacagaatataaatCATTGTCCCATACCActtcccccctttaaaaaaaagaactctgtatctaatattctttgtttagcttttctctttaCCATTAggaataacaacttgtaaccagcattctaaacaaaggaaaatatccatagtctatTTTGGGAATACTGacagttttccaggctactttctgctggttaggggtgctgataatcatatggggacctaaagaaaatttagaattatgatcaagtcctgactggagtatcctataaggcttgatcatctcaggcagtagTCTTGAACcagttctggatatagaactctgacatctgggctATCCaatcctattggagatttctcaaggggtcttccttgatcaaacctgatttttcttaagtgaaaataaatccacagcttctcattttctgtggaaacaaaagcaaatcctcttctccaaagtagcatattttttaacttcaattttgaagtcagggtattttcaaaatacctatcttggattaattcagcagcatttataaacaaatatctttcagcagctgttgctccttcctcagtattcaaacaattcaaagagaacataatagcatacagtatccagactctgtgtgtattttcatctttacatggctttatttttaacctctaattcttttatttttacttttaattattggctttttgagacacgttctctgtgtatctttggctgtcctggaactcactccgtagacaaggctgtccttgaactcacagagatccccctgtctctgccaccaaagtactgggattaaaggtgtgtcccacctcaccttaaactcacagaggtctgcctgcctctgtctaccaatTGTTGGGCTTAAAGGAGTGTACTACCACATCcagctactctctttctttctttttttttattttaaggactttaaagctttttcttttctttcccaagcctacatacacttttaaacacactgtaaaccatttagaggttttcttcatatttgaatctctctttactgtatatttctcttttgctgaccacataagtctttaatttgctaagctctatggctagaattaaagtgtggctttgacggctggatccagcccattccttagctttctgagattccagcctcatggaggaggtactggctgtagccatgtttattgccacaactctatggcgttttgaggtccctgccagcaagcaagctgcagcagtctgctcacaaaccacactcaaatgctctgtagctggacctcctgcctgaaagagttaGAGTTTGCCCTAGCaagacagcccagaaagccagcattttaaaacatggcttttttttttcctgctatggcatgcagtcagcttttcatcagcaccatttaagtgtttcatggaaggacctcttaaaagagctgcaaggttttacagataaagctgagtcaggaagcctctcttaaaagaGAACACTTGCCTTTAGCAAgtagagcccacctgagaaaatactGTTATCAAGAaactgtgcttaactctattcttttttatctagaataactttccaagctctctcaggttttatgtggatgcagtcatccatacattgggcaccatttgctgactgaggttttctgtcctgcccggttcccataatcattaagttccaaagaaatcacacagacgtctacattagctataaactgattggcccattagctcaggctttttattaataCTTATAAATTACATTAGCttattattctagtatatgttagccatatggctcagtaccttttttagcaaggcagtcatatcttgcttcttctgtgtctgggcctggactgcagaggaatgggcttccttcttcccagaattctcctgttcccattgacccacctctacttcctgtctggttgttccgcctatacttcctgcctggctactgaccaatgagcatttatttaaaatgtaactgaGAGAATATAGATTATTATCCCACACCAGTAAGCCAACCCGTGTGACCAGGTACTGCCCACCCTCCTGCAAGCCCAGCTGCTGTGAAACTACCTGTTGCAAGACCACCTGCTGTAAGCCAACCTTTGGGACAGTCTGTTGCAAGCCAAGCAGCAAGACCACATCTTATAAGCCAACCTGTGTGATCAGCTGCTGCCAACCCTGCTGCCAACCATGCTGCCAACCCAGATGGTGTGAGACCACCTGTTGTGAACCAGCCTGTATAACTAACTGCTGCTGCACAccctgctgccagcccagctgctgtgaaACCACCTGCTGCAAGACCACCTGCTGTAAGCCAACCTGCGTGACCAGCTGTTGCTGCACACCCTGCTGCCAACCCAGAGATTGTGAAATCTGCTACTGCTGGCCTTGCTTCTGTGAGTCCTGCTGCTACCAGCCCTGCTGCTGTGAGTCctgctgctgccagccctgctgctgtgaGCCCTGCTGCTGCCAGCCTTGCTGCTGTGAAAACACCTGTTGCTAGACCACCTGAAATAAATCAATTCATGAGACCATCTGGGCCCTCTAGTCCTGCTGCTGTGAGTCCAGCTGCTGCCAGGCCTACTGCTCATCAACTTTCCAACTGAACAATGCCCAGAAAACTGTCCTTGTGTCACACTGGTCTCTCCATGTGAGCAGAAGCACCCATGGTCTTCTGAGGCTACGACCACTTCGGAACCCTATGAGTCAGCTTGACAGAATGCAAGtccactcactctcactctcctttctctctgtgtggagCCTAGCCCACAGGTTCTCTTCTCAGCTTGGATCTTCATTTTTCCCTCTGAACAACTGAGAAaacactttaaataaaattatcaagaaatGTATGAAAATTTAATAACTTATGGACTGTTATTCATATCCATATTGTCTGTCATCATTACACTTTGATAAATCACTTGATAGTAAGTAGAGTCACATGCTCCAAAGACATTTTATTGTGCAATATAATGaagtctctctttgtttctctctctctctttctctcttgcacaCACTGTTATTACAGTTCCTTTCCAGCAGGAAACATAAACAGCATCCACTCCTCCTAAGGTACCACTCACAAACCAAAGCTGAATTCTACCAAATTTGACACTGGGGAACTAATGAATTTATTGGGCTTCCTTACAAAGCATAGATAAGGGGCTGTTTACAGGAACATGAATGTGCCAACCTGAGAATGCTACAATGGAATGTCTTTACTTAGTAGGGATAAGAGCTCTCCCACAGCTGCATAGATAAAGATCCATCTCTAGTCTTCTTTAGACCCTCCCAAAGACCACCCGCAGTTGGAGCAGAGTTGCATGCAACTGGTGGTGGGGAATAGCTGGATACTCTGATTAaggctcctgatcctcctacctctctgTGAGGGATGTAAACAGTAACCAAGTCCTGCTGGACTGATCTTTTACAAAGGGCCACAACTCCAAGATGGCACTTGTTTGGCTCAGAGGACAGTACtgtgccacacacatacatgtgcatgcacacacacatacacacacacacacaaacacacatacacacatacacactggatCCAGTAACTAAGTCCTGCTGGACTGATCTTTTACAAAGGGCCACAACTCCAAGATGGTACTTGTTTGGTTCAGAGGACAGTACtctgccacacacatgcatatgcatgcacacacacatacacacacacatacacacatacacattggaCCCAATATCATCCATCATCTCCTGAACAATTGGAAGTTAACAGACAGTGGTTACCAGCTCCCTCTAGCTCTTACCCCCATGCTCTGGAAAAAACCTTCctgctgttttcttccctgaCTCTGACTCAAAAACCTCATTTGAATGGAATCACACAGCACTGGTCTTTCTGTTGTGCCTTTTCATTCCTTTACTGTTGATGAGTATTTGCATCACTCTTGAGCAAGAAAGCCAACAAATGATTGCAATTAAAGAACTTCAAATGGACATCCACGAAACTCACTGGTGGTACAAAAGTGACACTGGTAAATGTATCGATGTCAAACAGTGGAGATGGACCAGATGTAAGTGATCTAAATAGAACAGTGCATTTCTGCTGTTCAGGTTTTAAACATGCAAAGACTAAAGTTAAACTCAAGGAAATGGGTGTAGATTCTCAGTGCATGGACTATACACAGGTGAACAAAGTGCAGAAGATAAACCATGTTGCTTACAAGGTTCACAGCTGGACCAACTTGACATCCTCTCATAAGAGGAAATGCCATGAATGTCCCACCCACCTTGTCTGGCTTGATCTTAGGCAGATTTTACAAAAAGGGAAAGTTGGTTTTCTTTAGGGATGAGGATGCTGAGACCCTATTCATGCTCTAGTTCATGGTCCCTCTCTCTGGCACATGCAAACGACACTAAATGGTTTCAACtggtattaaattttaaaaaataaactactaatcattgatttttttccactgagtttgataaaataaaaaagtagatgaGTGATAATTATTtgtagaaaaacaacaacaaagttcaAACCCCTTACTCACTGTTTAAACTCCTCTTTCTCCATTTATCTTCACAATGACCTCATTCTTAGTTTGCTTGGAAACTAATTTACCAGTCACTTCTCCACTCTTCTCCTTGTCTCTAAAAGAGAGCAAATTTCCTCAAGAGCTTCATGGGTTGTTTTCTTGTCAGTCAGCATTGAGTATGGTGTCATGTATACAAAGTAGAACATGTATCAAGATATGAAAAATTACAATGACTGTGATGGATGAGCAGAAGGCAAAAGACTACCATGGCACTGGGCAGATGGAGGTTTCCTGTTGAGATGGTGGGGgtgggaaaaaataaattaaggaaagaacagaaggaaagaaggtaggaggaaggaaggagggagagagggagagagagagagaagggagaaaaaaggaaggaaaggtatTTCTAGTTTGTGTTATCTAATATAACATCAAAATTATGTTTCTcatatagcctttattattttgaaatggaACCCATCTATTCCTAATTCCTCTAGGATTTCTGTCATTAAAATACGTTGAACTTTATCAAatgccttttctgtctcttttctgaaTTATCATGACATTTCTAGCATTAAGGCTAGTCATATGATGAATTACACTGTTTATTTGCATTTGAACCAACCTTACATTCCTTGAATGAAATCTACTTGGTCttggttgttattgttgttgatgatgatcttgttttttgagaaagggtctcactatgtagaccaagctgaactAAAACTCACTATGATTCAcctgtctgtctcccaagtactgggaataaaggcatgtgccaccgtgccaTGCTAAACCTGCTTATTATTCTTGatgtatgacattttcatatattctAGAGTTCAATTTGCAAGAGAAGGGGCATTAGGGTCAACGTATTGTGTTTATATTCTTAGAAAATTGGTCTATCATTGTCTTTTACATTGTTCCTCTCTGGGTTTCATATTAGGACACGACTAGTTTCATGGGGATGAATTTGGTACCATTCCTTCTGTTTTAAGTTCATGAAAGAGTTTGAAAAATATTGCTGCTAGGTAGTTTCTGGGATCTGATAACATTCAGCAGTGCCTATGTTCTGGCTTTTCTTTGTGAGAAGATCTTTACTTACTGTATCAGTCATATTGTTCATTTTTGGActgtgctatttttattttagtaaatttaTCCATTATGTCTAAATTTTCCAGCTTTGGGGTAAATAGATTTTGTAGTATGTAGTAATGATATGAATTTCACGGAGGTCTACTATaacttctcctttcttttatctGACATTCCATTTTCCATTTTGATTAATTGGGCCATATCAATCTTGTTGATCTTTTCAAGGAACCAGCTCTTTGTTGGTTGATTGTTCTTTTAGCCTCTAGCTCATTAATTTCTGCActactttttgttatttcttgACAAATCCTAAGCTTTAGATTAGCTACTTTTTGTTTTCCTAGAGTGTAAAGGTGCATCATTAGGTTG
Coding sequences:
- the LOC130877074 gene encoding keratin-associated protein 9-1-like, which gives rise to MPKSCCSSCSQPSCCRSTCSKSTSVTRCCQPCCQPSCCETTCCKTTCCKPTCVASCCSTPSCCKTTCHKNTYCKPTCVTSSSCTPSCCKTSCCKSTCCKPTCVTSCSCTPSCCETSCCESTCCKPTCVTSCSCTPSCCKTSCCESTCCKPTCVTSCSCTPSCCKTSCCESTCCKPTCVTSCSCTPSCCKTSCCESTCCKPTCVTSCSCTPSCCETSCCESTCCKPTCETSCSCTPSCCETSCCESTCCKPTCETSCSCTPNCCKTTCCESTCCDPTCVSSCSCTPSCCETSCCKSTCCKPTCVTSCSCTPSCCKTTCCKSICCKPTCVTSCSCTPSCCKTTCCKSICCKPTCVTSCCTPTCCKTTYCKSTCCKPTYVTSCYCTPSCCKTTCCKPTCVTSCCCTPSCCKTTCCKTTNCKLLTEVFYPARFP